In Ascaphus truei isolate aAscTru1 chromosome 21, aAscTru1.hap1, whole genome shotgun sequence, one DNA window encodes the following:
- the MRPS2 gene encoding small ribosomal subunit protein uS2m, producing MATSALPTLIKTALPRLGCISLLTPASSTQLSYPKVWGKVYGTLTAAQPNQPPDDRDLSNRLIAEPLKHPDFFNVKELFSLKDLFDARVHLGHKRGCRHRLMESYIFGCRLEQDVIDLDQTMDHLHLALNITAHIAYRRGVILFVSRNRQFTPLVENTAKDCGEYAHARCWQGGLLTNAHVQYGVGVRLPDLIVFIGTLNNVFEQHIAIRDAAKMNIPTAGIVDTNCNPSLITYPIPGNDDTPSSVELYCRLFKMTITRAKDKRKQMEILHGLQSKMADK from the exons ATGGCCACCTCTGCACTTCCAACTCTTATCAAGACAG CGTTACCAAGACTCGGCTGTATTAGTCTCCTAACACCAGCATCCTCAACACAGCTTTCTTACCCAAAAGTGTGGGGCAAGGTGTATGGTACACTCACAGCAGCTCAGCCAAACCAACCGCCCGATGATAGGG ATCTCAGTAACAGGCTTATAGCCGAACCACTGAAGCACCCGGATTTCTTCAATGTGAAGGAGCTCTTCTCCTTGAAAGATTTATTCGATGCCCGCGTGCACTTGGGGCATAAGCGAGGATGTCGTCACAG GTTAATGGAGTCCTACATCTTCGGGTGTCGCTTGGAGCAGGATGTTATTGACCTGGACCAGACAATGGATCACCTCCACCTCGCCCTAAACATCACTGCCCACATTGCCTACCGAAGGGGCGTCATCCTGTTCGTGAGCCGCAACCGCCAGTTCACTCCCTTGGTGGAGAACACTGCCAAAGACTGCGGAGAGTACGCCCACGCGCGTTGCTGGCAGGGCGGGTTGCTCACCAATGCCCACGTCCAGTACGGGGTCGGGGTGAGGCTGCCAGACCTGATTGTCTTCATCGGCACGCTCAACAACGTGTTCGAGCAACACATCGCCATTCGAGACGCGGCAAAGATGAACATTCCGACTGCGGGGATCGTGGACACCAACTGCAACCCCAGCCTTATAACTTACCCAATCCCTGGGAACGATGACACGCCGTCCTCTGTGGAACTCTACTGCCGGCTCTTCAAGATGACCATCACCAGAGCAAAGGACAAAAGGAAACAGATGGAGATTCTACATGGACTGCAAAGCAAAATGGCTGACAAATAG
- the PIERCE1 gene encoding piercer of microtubule wall 1 protein, with amino-acid sequence MCLVCIEPSLISTFPSLQGTFRTLPCLRQTMSESPRPGLSPAHQTESPLPKTSDFYRVREDLPGKFNHPDTWSRGYSAKVTHPLYRTTNQIYGSKPPTVHEMPTSFNGTSHRFSKTATRCGMYRNNGFNTDTENSYVTGPDNFITLHDRLNFHKSYNLMGPSQ; translated from the exons ATGTGCCTTGTGTGTATTGAGCCATCACTGATCTCCACCTTTCCCTCGCTCCAAGGAACATTTAGGACCCTGCCTTGTTTGAGACAGACAATGTCTGAGAGTCCACGTCCAGGACTCTCCCCTGCCCACCAGACAGAATCCCCTCTACCCAAGACAAGCGATTTCTACAGAGTGAGGGAGGACTTACCTGGCAAGTTCAATCATCCAGACACATGGAGTCGTGGCTACAG CGCCAAAGTCACCCATCCTCTATATAGAACTACAAATCAGATCTATGGAAGCAAACCACCTACTGTCCATGAAATGCCG ACTTCATTTAACGGCACATCGCATAGATTTTCAAAAACTGCTACCAGATGTGGAATGTACAGAAACAATGGATTTAACACAGACACAGAGAACAGTTATGTGACCGGCCCAGATAACTTTATAACCTTGCATGACAGACTTAATTTTCACAAAAGCTATAATTTGATGggtccttctcaatga